A part of Pantoea vagans genomic DNA contains:
- the cysK gene encoding cysteine synthase A produces MSKIYEDNSLTIGHTPLVRLNRIGNGRILAKVESRNPSFSIKCRIGANMIWDAEKRGILKPGIELVEPTSGNTGIALAYVAAARGYKLTLTMPETMSVERRKLLKALGAKLVLTEGAKGMKGAIGKAEEIVASDPDKYVLLQQFSNPANPEIHEKTTGPEIWEDTDGEVDVFIAGVGTGGTLTGVSRYIKNTKGKKDLITVAVEPTDSPVIAQALAGEEIKPGPHKIQGIGAGFIPGNLELNLVDRVVAITNEEAISTARRLMEEEGILAGISSGAAVAAALKLQEDETFANKNIVVILPSSGERYLSTALFADLFTEKELQ; encoded by the coding sequence ATGAGTAAGATCTATGAAGACAACTCTTTGACAATTGGTCATACGCCGCTGGTTCGACTGAACCGCATCGGTAACGGCCGCATTCTTGCGAAAGTTGAATCCCGTAACCCGAGCTTCAGCATTAAATGCCGTATCGGTGCCAATATGATTTGGGACGCAGAGAAACGCGGTATTCTGAAACCCGGCATTGAGCTGGTTGAACCGACCAGCGGTAACACCGGTATTGCGCTGGCCTACGTGGCTGCTGCGCGCGGTTACAAACTCACGCTGACCATGCCGGAAACCATGTCAGTGGAACGCCGTAAATTGCTGAAAGCGCTCGGCGCGAAGCTGGTTCTGACCGAAGGTGCTAAAGGCATGAAAGGTGCCATTGGCAAAGCGGAAGAGATTGTCGCCAGCGACCCGGACAAATATGTGCTGCTGCAGCAGTTCAGCAATCCGGCTAACCCGGAAATCCATGAAAAGACCACCGGTCCGGAAATCTGGGAAGACACCGATGGCGAAGTGGATGTCTTTATTGCCGGTGTCGGCACCGGCGGTACGCTGACCGGCGTGAGTCGCTACATCAAAAACACTAAAGGCAAAAAAGATCTGATTACCGTCGCGGTTGAGCCGACCGATTCGCCGGTGATTGCGCAGGCGCTGGCGGGTGAAGAGATTAAACCCGGCCCGCACAAAATTCAGGGTATTGGTGCCGGCTTTATTCCGGGTAACCTTGAGCTGAACCTGGTTGACCGCGTAGTGGCCATTACCAATGAAGAAGCGATTAGTACGGCGCGCAGGCTGATGGAAGAAGAAGGTATCCTGGCCGGTATCTCTTCCGGTGCTGCCGTCGCCGCAGCGCTGAAGCTGCAGGAAGACGAAACCTTCGCAAATAAAAACATCGTGGTGATTCTGCCTTCCTCTGGCGAACGCTATCTGAGTACCGCGCTGTTCGCCGATCTCTTTACTGAGAAAGAGCTGCAGTAG
- the cysZ gene encoding sulfate transporter CysZ: MALENSVSDFNGTHYFSQGWKLVRLPGIRRFVVMPLLINIIMLGGAFIWLFYRLGDWIPRLMAHIPDWLQWLSYLLWPLSVIAIVLVFSYFFSTLANLIAAPFCGLLAEQLEGRLTGKPLPDSGWAGMLKDVPRIMKRELQKLGYYLPRALGLLLLYFIPGFGQTVAPVLWFLFSAWMLSIQYCDYPFDNHKVPFQQMRNALRRHKTANMQFGALTSLFTMIPILNLVIMPVAVCGATAMWVDRYRPQLARNEVR; the protein is encoded by the coding sequence ATGGCCCTTGAGAATTCGGTCTCAGATTTTAACGGCACGCACTACTTTAGCCAGGGCTGGAAACTGGTCCGTCTGCCTGGTATTCGCCGCTTTGTGGTGATGCCGCTGCTGATTAACATTATTATGCTCGGTGGCGCATTCATCTGGCTGTTCTATCGTCTCGGTGACTGGATCCCACGCCTGATGGCCCATATTCCCGACTGGCTGCAGTGGCTGAGCTATCTGTTATGGCCGCTGTCGGTGATTGCGATTGTGCTGGTGTTCAGCTACTTCTTCTCGACGCTGGCGAACCTGATTGCCGCCCCTTTCTGCGGCCTGCTGGCCGAACAGCTGGAAGGCCGTCTGACCGGCAAGCCCCTGCCTGACAGCGGCTGGGCAGGAATGCTCAAAGATGTGCCGCGCATTATGAAGCGTGAGTTGCAAAAGCTGGGCTATTATCTGCCCCGTGCGCTGGGACTGCTGCTGCTCTACTTTATTCCTGGCTTTGGTCAGACGGTTGCGCCCGTTCTGTGGTTCCTGTTCAGTGCCTGGATGTTATCCATTCAGTATTGCGACTATCCGTTCGACAACCACAAAGTGCCGTTTCAGCAGATGCGGAACGCCCTGCGTCGCCACAAAACCGCGAATATGCAATTCGGCGCACTCACCAGCCTGTTTACTATGATTCCGATCCTGAACCTCGTGATCATGCCGGTTGCCGTTTGCGGTGCCACCGCCATGTGGGTCGATCGCTACCGGCCGCAGCTGGCACGCAATGAGGTGCGCTAG
- the zipA gene encoding cell division protein ZipA, translating into MMQDLRLILIVVGAIAIIALLLHGLWTSRKERSSVFRDRPHKRLKQREEHDEQDLIDDEDDGVGEVRVRSDRSTHQEPRFDEIREPQPEAPRKQAPAEPVRQPAPRPAPQPEPESDPLFNTAPKPAPQPRPEPVRQQPAPTFVAPPVQADPLLDLDPLESVQPAPQYQAEPEPQPEVTPAPAPSQPVAKAPAEKPKEAVLVLHVAAHSGGELNGEALLQGILQAGFQFGEMNIFHRHLSPAGSGPVLFSLANMVKPGSFNPDLMTDFSTPGISIFMMVPSYGDANQNFKLMLQSAQRIADDVGGVVLDDERRMMTPQKLETYKARIRDVVGV; encoded by the coding sequence ATGATGCAGGATTTGCGTCTGATATTAATCGTTGTTGGCGCGATCGCCATTATAGCGCTCCTTCTTCACGGGCTGTGGACCAGCCGTAAAGAGCGTTCGTCAGTGTTCCGCGATCGCCCGCACAAACGTCTGAAACAACGTGAAGAACATGATGAGCAGGACCTGATTGACGACGAAGATGACGGCGTCGGTGAGGTTCGCGTTCGTTCTGATCGCAGCACACACCAGGAACCGCGTTTCGATGAGATTCGTGAGCCACAGCCAGAAGCGCCGCGTAAGCAAGCGCCTGCTGAGCCTGTGCGTCAGCCTGCGCCACGACCCGCACCGCAACCTGAACCAGAAAGCGATCCGCTTTTCAACACGGCGCCGAAGCCTGCTCCGCAGCCGCGCCCTGAACCGGTTCGTCAGCAGCCTGCACCGACTTTTGTCGCGCCGCCCGTTCAGGCTGACCCGCTGCTGGATCTCGATCCGCTGGAATCTGTCCAGCCCGCTCCGCAGTACCAGGCAGAACCTGAGCCACAGCCTGAAGTAACGCCGGCTCCCGCGCCTTCACAGCCTGTAGCGAAAGCGCCAGCTGAAAAACCGAAAGAAGCGGTACTGGTGCTGCATGTTGCCGCCCATTCGGGCGGTGAGCTGAACGGTGAGGCATTGTTGCAGGGGATTCTGCAGGCGGGCTTCCAGTTTGGTGAGATGAACATTTTCCATCGTCATCTCAGTCCTGCTGGCAGCGGTCCGGTTCTGTTCAGTCTGGCTAACATGGTTAAGCCAGGCTCGTTCAACCCGGACCTGATGACCGATTTCAGCACGCCAGGCATCTCTATCTTTATGATGGTGCCTTCTTATGGTGACGCGAATCAGAACTTCAAGCTGATGCTGCAGTCGGCACAGCGTATCGCTGATGACGTTGGCGGTGTCGTGCTGGATGATGAGCGTCGCATGATGACGCCGCAGAAGCTGGAAACCTACAAAGCGCGTATCCGCGATGTGGTTGGCGTCTGA
- the ligA gene encoding NAD-dependent DNA ligase LigA → MKSVQDHITELRTTLRHHEYLYHVMDAPEVPDAEYDRLMRELRQLEEEHPDLITPDSPTQRVGAAPLTVFEQVRHEVPMLSLDNAFDEATFMAFNKRVQDRLKSSDDITYCCELKLDGAAVSLMYENGLLVRAATRGDGTAGENITANVRTIRAIPLRLKGDNIPARLEVRGEIFMTQRGFEKLNEEARRTDGKVFANPRNAAAGSLRQLDPRITAKRPLTFFCYGFGLLEGGEMPHSHMGRLQQFKAWGLPVSDRIKLVHNAEEALAFYRDIEQQRPNLGFDIDGVVIKVDSQALQEQLGFVARAPRWAIAFKFPAQEQLTWVRDVEFQVGRTGAITPVARLEPVQVAGVIVSNATLHNADEIERLGLRIGDRVVIRRAGDVIPQVVNVVVAERPEETRQVVFPAHCPVCGSEVERVEGESVTRCTGGLICGAQRKEALKHFVSRRALDVDGMGDKIIDQLVEKEYVNTPADLFRLTAGKLTGLDRMGPKSAQNVVDALEKAKSTTLARFLYALGIREVGEATAANLANHFGELQKVMDADLEALIAVPDVGKVVAAHVRNFMEEESNREVIRQLTDDIGIHWPQVVVVKAEEIDSPFAGKTVVLTGSLSQMNRDDAKAQLIALGAKVSGSVSKKTDLLIAGEAAGSKLAKAQELGIEVIDEAEMIRLLGA, encoded by the coding sequence ATGAAATCCGTCCAGGATCACATCACCGAACTGCGCACCACGTTGCGCCATCACGAATATCTCTATCACGTCATGGATGCGCCGGAAGTGCCGGATGCCGAATATGATCGTCTGATGCGTGAACTGCGTCAGCTGGAAGAGGAACACCCCGATCTCATTACCCCGGACTCGCCGACGCAACGCGTAGGTGCTGCGCCGCTGACGGTATTTGAGCAGGTCCGCCACGAAGTCCCGATGCTGTCGCTGGACAACGCCTTTGATGAAGCCACGTTCATGGCCTTCAACAAACGGGTGCAGGATCGGCTGAAAAGCAGTGACGACATTACCTACTGCTGTGAACTCAAGCTCGATGGTGCTGCAGTCAGCCTGATGTATGAAAATGGCCTGCTGGTCCGGGCCGCGACGCGCGGTGACGGTACTGCCGGCGAGAACATTACCGCCAACGTTCGTACCATTCGCGCGATTCCGCTGCGGCTAAAAGGCGACAATATCCCGGCCCGGCTGGAAGTACGTGGCGAAATATTTATGACGCAGCGCGGCTTCGAAAAGCTGAATGAGGAAGCGCGACGCACTGACGGCAAAGTCTTTGCTAACCCGCGTAACGCAGCTGCAGGTTCTTTGCGTCAGCTTGATCCGCGCATTACAGCGAAACGTCCGCTGACCTTCTTCTGCTACGGTTTTGGCCTGCTGGAAGGCGGGGAGATGCCGCATAGTCACATGGGGCGCCTGCAACAGTTCAAAGCCTGGGGCCTGCCGGTCAGCGACCGCATTAAGCTGGTGCACAACGCCGAAGAAGCCCTGGCTTTCTATCGGGATATTGAGCAACAGCGTCCGAACCTGGGTTTCGATATTGATGGCGTAGTGATCAAGGTCGATTCACAGGCATTACAGGAGCAACTGGGCTTTGTGGCGCGCGCACCGCGCTGGGCGATTGCCTTCAAATTCCCGGCACAGGAACAGCTGACCTGGGTACGTGACGTCGAATTCCAGGTTGGCCGCACGGGCGCTATCACGCCAGTGGCTCGTCTTGAGCCGGTGCAGGTGGCAGGCGTCATCGTCAGCAATGCCACGCTGCATAATGCGGATGAAATCGAGCGGCTGGGATTACGCATTGGCGACCGTGTGGTGATTCGCCGTGCCGGTGATGTGATCCCGCAGGTGGTCAACGTAGTGGTCGCTGAACGCCCTGAAGAGACGCGTCAAGTGGTCTTTCCTGCCCATTGCCCGGTCTGTGGTTCCGAGGTGGAGCGGGTCGAAGGCGAGTCGGTCACGCGCTGCACCGGCGGTCTGATCTGCGGTGCGCAACGTAAAGAGGCACTGAAGCACTTTGTCTCGCGTCGTGCGCTGGATGTTGACGGTATGGGCGATAAGATTATCGATCAGCTGGTGGAGAAAGAGTACGTCAATACGCCCGCCGATCTGTTCCGTCTCACGGCGGGCAAGCTGACCGGACTGGATCGAATGGGACCAAAGTCGGCGCAAAACGTCGTCGATGCGCTGGAGAAAGCGAAGTCGACCACGCTGGCGCGTTTCCTTTATGCGCTGGGCATTCGCGAGGTGGGTGAAGCCACCGCCGCCAATCTGGCTAACCACTTTGGTGAATTGCAAAAGGTGATGGATGCCGATCTTGAGGCGCTGATTGCCGTGCCGGATGTCGGCAAAGTCGTTGCCGCACACGTGCGCAACTTCATGGAGGAGGAGAGCAACCGTGAGGTTATCCGTCAGCTGACAGACGATATCGGCATTCACTGGCCGCAGGTGGTAGTGGTGAAAGCCGAAGAGATCGACAGTCCGTTCGCAGGCAAAACGGTGGTGCTGACCGGCTCGCTGTCGCAGATGAATCGCGATGATGCCAAAGCGCAGCTGATCGCGCTGGGGGCAAAAGTCAGCGGCAGCGTATCAAAGAAAACCGATCTGCTGATTGCCGGTGAAGCGGCCGGTTCAAAGCTGGCAAAAGCGCAGGAGCTGGGTATAGAGGTAATTGATGAAGCGGAAATGATCCGTCTGCTGGGTGCCTGA
- a CDS encoding DUF3820 family protein translates to MDEHQLVAIANTPMPFGKYKGRMLIDLPEPYLLWFARSGDFPSGQLGDLMQLTLTIKTEGLEGLVKPLQART, encoded by the coding sequence ATGGATGAGCATCAACTGGTGGCGATAGCCAATACGCCTATGCCGTTTGGCAAATATAAAGGGCGGATGCTGATCGATCTGCCTGAGCCTTATCTGCTCTGGTTTGCTCGCAGTGGCGACTTTCCGTCTGGTCAGCTTGGTGATCTTATGCAGCTGACCCTGACCATAAAAACAGAAGGCCTGGAGGGATTAGTTAAGCCGCTCCAGGCCCGCACATAA
- a CDS encoding bile acid:sodium symporter family protein yields the protein MGFLKLDPMMVKLIITVLLASFLPAKGIYVDIFSYLATAAIALLFFMHGAKLSREKIIAGSSHWQLHLWIMFSTFVLFPALGLLLVWWHPVDVGPEIYTGFIYLCILPATVQSAIAFTSMAGGNVAAAVCSASASSLLGVFISPLLVNLVMDIHSSAPSDGLEQIGKIMLQLMVPFILGHLSRRWIGGWIEKHRSLIGKTDQTSILLVVYSAFSEAVVNGIWHRVGLMTLVWIVAGSIILLAAVLLINLLASRLFRFKRADEIVVLFCGSKKSLANGVPMANILFPASTVGIIVLPLMIFHQVQLMVCSFIAGRYKKTNEKQQALQVKDSVMESQK from the coding sequence ATGGGCTTTTTAAAACTCGACCCGATGATGGTTAAACTGATCATCACCGTGCTGCTGGCCTCTTTCCTGCCAGCAAAAGGGATCTACGTTGATATCTTCAGTTACCTCGCGACGGCAGCGATAGCGCTGTTGTTCTTTATGCACGGTGCCAAACTTTCGCGTGAAAAGATCATCGCAGGCAGCAGTCACTGGCAGTTGCATCTGTGGATCATGTTCAGCACCTTTGTGCTGTTTCCGGCACTGGGTCTGCTGCTGGTCTGGTGGCATCCGGTTGATGTCGGCCCGGAAATTTATACCGGCTTTATCTACCTTTGTATCCTGCCGGCTACCGTCCAGTCTGCTATAGCCTTTACCTCAATGGCGGGCGGGAATGTCGCGGCAGCGGTGTGCAGCGCCTCGGCATCGAGCCTGCTGGGTGTGTTTATTTCACCGTTGCTGGTGAATCTGGTAATGGATATCCACAGCAGCGCGCCGAGCGATGGTCTGGAGCAAATCGGTAAAATTATGCTGCAACTGATGGTGCCTTTCATCCTGGGTCACCTCTCACGTCGCTGGATCGGTGGCTGGATTGAGAAACACCGCAGCCTGATTGGCAAAACTGACCAGACTTCGATTCTGCTGGTAGTCTATTCCGCCTTCAGTGAAGCCGTGGTTAATGGCATCTGGCATCGCGTTGGGTTAATGACGCTGGTGTGGATTGTGGCCGGTTCCATTATTCTGCTGGCCGCCGTGCTGCTCATCAATCTGCTGGCTTCGCGTCTGTTCCGCTTTAAGCGCGCCGATGAAATCGTGGTGCTGTTTTGTGGCTCGAAGAAGAGTCTGGCGAATGGCGTGCCGATGGCGAATATTCTGTTCCCGGCCAGTACGGTGGGGATTATTGTGCTGCCGCTGATGATTTTCCATCAGGTACAGCTGATGGTCTGCTCGTTTATCGCCGGTCGCTACAAGAAGACCAATGAGAAACAGCAGGCTCTGCAGGTGAAAGATTCAGTGATGGAGTCTCAGAAGTAA
- a CDS encoding LysR family transcriptional regulator yields the protein MNYTLRQLRTFIAVAHYGGFSQAGQAIGLSQSAVSHSIKELEAETGVRLLDRTTREVMLTEAGKQLASRMERLLEEIHTTLLDIRSFGEQRSGTVRVAASQTISAHLMPQCLAASQHHFPDIKVILHDRAQQWVLQSVRNAEVDFGIVIGPLSDSDFDSIAILDEPFLLLCREDDPLAKVERAEWAMLDGRTMVLQDYASGSRVLIDAAMQQQNIRAEVVQEIGHPATLFPMVQVGIGISILPALALPLPADRALTVRRLYPEINRSLTLIKRKNRSLTPAAEAIWQEVRQQAMLLAQQRAVKPAF from the coding sequence ATGAATTACACCCTGCGTCAGCTGCGAACGTTTATTGCCGTGGCCCACTATGGTGGCTTCAGTCAGGCAGGGCAGGCGATAGGCCTGAGCCAGTCGGCAGTCAGCCACAGTATTAAAGAACTGGAAGCCGAAACCGGCGTGCGGTTGCTGGACAGAACCACCCGGGAGGTGATGCTGACGGAGGCGGGAAAACAGCTGGCGTCACGCATGGAGCGCCTGCTGGAGGAGATTCATACCACGCTACTGGATATCCGCAGTTTTGGCGAGCAGCGCAGTGGCACCGTCAGAGTGGCAGCCAGCCAGACCATTTCCGCGCATCTGATGCCGCAATGTCTGGCCGCCAGCCAGCATCATTTTCCCGATATCAAAGTGATTCTTCACGATCGCGCCCAGCAATGGGTGCTGCAAAGTGTGCGTAACGCGGAAGTCGATTTCGGCATCGTGATTGGGCCGCTCAGCGACAGCGATTTCGACAGCATTGCTATTCTGGATGAGCCTTTCCTGCTGCTATGTCGCGAAGATGATCCGCTGGCGAAAGTGGAAAGGGCTGAATGGGCGATGCTCGATGGCCGCACGATGGTATTGCAGGATTACGCTTCCGGCAGTCGGGTTCTGATTGATGCGGCAATGCAGCAGCAGAATATCAGGGCTGAAGTCGTGCAGGAGATTGGTCATCCCGCCACGTTATTCCCGATGGTACAGGTGGGAATCGGCATCAGTATTCTGCCTGCGCTGGCGTTACCCTTACCAGCGGATCGCGCCCTCACGGTGCGGCGTCTCTATCCGGAAATTAATCGTAGCCTGACGCTAATTAAACGTAAAAACCGCTCGCTGACCCCGGCTGCCGAAGCGATCTGGCAGGAGGTGCGCCAGCAGGCGATGCTGCTGGCGCAACAACGCGCGGTTAAACCGGCGTTTTAG
- a CDS encoding FlxA-like family protein, which produces MSSISGILSSAVSSGDSGGGSVASQVAALNKQIQGVLTQVKELADNKELTDEQKSEMQQMYQSQITMLQAQIAQLEQKQAEQDQPKSDSSPVSEIKADGINRPTDTNKVDVYI; this is translated from the coding sequence ATGTCTTCAATTTCCGGAATTTTAAGCAGTGCGGTCAGTAGCGGTGACAGCGGCGGCGGCAGTGTGGCCTCGCAGGTTGCGGCGCTGAATAAACAGATTCAGGGTGTGTTAACGCAGGTTAAGGAGCTGGCTGACAATAAAGAACTGACTGACGAACAGAAGTCTGAGATGCAGCAGATGTACCAGTCACAAATCACCATGCTGCAGGCGCAGATTGCGCAACTGGAACAGAAGCAGGCTGAGCAGGATCAGCCAAAAAGTGACAGTTCGCCCGTCAGTGAGATCAAAGCGGACGGGATTAACCGCCCAACCGATACTAACAAAGTTGACGTTTATATCTAA
- the gltX gene encoding glutamate--tRNA ligase: MKIKTRFAPSPTGYLHVGGARTALYSWLFARHNQGEFVLRIEDTDLERSTPEAIEAIMDGMNWLSLDWNEGPYYQTKRFDRYNAVIDEMLEAGTAYKCYCSKERLEALREEQMANNEKPRYDGRCRDSHEHHAKDEPCVVRFRNPQEGSVIFDDQIRGPIEFSNQELDDLIIRRTDGSPTYNFCVVVDDWDMGITHVIRGEDHINNTPRQINILKAIGAQVPVYAHVSMILGDDGKKLSKRHGAVGVMQYRDDGYLPEALLNYLVRLGWSHGDQEIFSVPEMTELFTLDAVSKSASAFNTEKLQWLNHHYINTLPPEYVATHLQWHIEEQKIDTRTGPELAKLVSLLGERCKTLKEMAASCRYFYEDFAEFDADAAKKHLRPVARQPLEVVRDKLAAITEWNAENVHQAIQSTADELEVGMGKVGMPLRVAVTGAGQSPGLDVTVEAIGRSRSVARIEQALTFISEREAQA; the protein is encoded by the coding sequence ATGAAAATCAAAACACGCTTCGCGCCCAGCCCGACCGGTTATCTGCATGTCGGTGGCGCCCGTACCGCACTTTACTCCTGGCTCTTTGCGCGTCATAACCAGGGCGAGTTTGTGCTGCGTATTGAAGATACCGATCTGGAACGCTCCACGCCGGAAGCTATCGAAGCCATCATGGATGGCATGAACTGGCTCAGCCTCGACTGGAACGAAGGCCCTTACTACCAGACTAAACGTTTTGATCGCTACAACGCGGTCATTGATGAAATGCTGGAAGCGGGCACGGCTTACAAATGCTACTGCTCTAAAGAGCGTCTGGAAGCCCTGCGTGAAGAGCAGATGGCCAACAACGAAAAGCCGCGTTACGACGGCCGCTGCCGTGACAGCCATGAACATCATGCCAAGGACGAGCCGTGTGTGGTGCGCTTCCGCAACCCGCAGGAAGGATCGGTCATCTTCGACGACCAGATCCGTGGTCCGATTGAGTTCAGCAACCAGGAACTGGATGATCTGATTATCCGCCGCACCGATGGTTCGCCAACCTACAACTTCTGCGTCGTGGTGGATGACTGGGATATGGGCATCACGCACGTTATTCGCGGTGAAGACCACATCAACAACACACCACGTCAGATCAACATTCTCAAAGCCATTGGTGCGCAGGTTCCGGTCTATGCCCATGTCTCGATGATCCTGGGCGATGATGGTAAAAAGCTCTCCAAGCGTCATGGCGCAGTAGGGGTGATGCAGTATCGTGATGATGGCTATCTGCCAGAAGCGTTGCTCAACTACCTGGTTCGTCTGGGCTGGTCACATGGCGATCAGGAAATTTTCAGCGTGCCTGAAATGACTGAGCTGTTTACTCTGGATGCCGTCAGCAAGTCTGCCAGTGCGTTCAACACCGAGAAACTGCAGTGGCTGAACCATCACTACATCAATACGCTGCCGCCAGAATATGTGGCGACGCATCTGCAGTGGCATATTGAAGAGCAGAAAATTGACACCCGCACCGGGCCGGAACTGGCGAAACTGGTTAGTCTGCTGGGCGAGCGCTGCAAAACGCTTAAAGAGATGGCGGCGTCCTGTCGCTATTTCTATGAAGACTTTGCAGAGTTTGATGCTGATGCCGCGAAGAAACATCTTCGTCCGGTGGCGCGTCAGCCGCTGGAAGTGGTGCGCGATAAGCTGGCCGCCATCACTGAGTGGAACGCTGAAAACGTCCATCAGGCGATTCAGAGCACCGCAGATGAGCTGGAGGTGGGGATGGGTAAAGTCGGTATGCCGCTGCGTGTGGCGGTGACCGGCGCCGGTCAGTCACCGGGTCTGGACGTCACTGTTGAAGCGATTGGCCGCAGCCGCAGTGTGGCACGAATTGAGCAGGCTCTGACCTTTATCAGTGAGCGTGAAGCACAGGCTTAA
- a CDS encoding formate/nitrite transporter family protein, with protein MSLHTPKEIAQLAIQSGVAKSRAPVSILLILGFMAGAFIATGFLLDLHVINTLPAEWGSFGGLLGAAVFPVGIIMTVLAGGELLTGNMMTLPVAWFARRISFMSVARNWFWVTLANFLGSVAVAWFFGHMLGMTEGDYLKKTVAIASAKVHADFLHAFISGIGCNWLVCLAVWLAFASKDVVGKIFGMWFPVMAFVAIGFQHVVANMFIIPAAIFAGQMSWAEYLPNFVAVFLGNAVGGAVFVGLAYFLAFRPAAEPASNPQ; from the coding sequence ATGTCGCTGCATACACCTAAAGAAATCGCACAACTGGCGATCCAGTCAGGCGTGGCAAAAAGCCGTGCGCCTGTCAGCATCCTCCTGATTCTCGGCTTCATGGCGGGCGCATTTATTGCGACCGGCTTCCTGCTGGATCTTCACGTGATAAACACCCTGCCGGCTGAGTGGGGCTCGTTTGGTGGCCTGTTAGGTGCCGCTGTCTTCCCGGTAGGTATCATCATGACCGTGCTGGCAGGGGGTGAGCTGCTGACCGGTAATATGATGACCCTGCCGGTAGCCTGGTTCGCCCGCCGCATCAGCTTTATGAGCGTGGCGCGGAACTGGTTCTGGGTGACGCTGGCGAACTTCCTCGGCAGCGTGGCTGTCGCCTGGTTCTTTGGCCATATGCTGGGCATGACCGAAGGCGATTACCTGAAAAAAACCGTTGCGATTGCCTCTGCAAAAGTTCATGCCGATTTCCTGCACGCCTTTATTTCAGGCATTGGCTGTAACTGGCTGGTGTGTCTGGCGGTGTGGCTGGCGTTCGCCAGTAAAGATGTGGTCGGCAAAATCTTCGGCATGTGGTTCCCGGTAATGGCGTTTGTTGCCATTGGCTTCCAGCACGTTGTCGCCAACATGTTTATCATCCCGGCTGCCATTTTTGCCGGTCAGATGAGCTGGGCAGAGTATCTGCCTAACTTTGTCGCCGTCTTCCTGGGCAATGCCGTGGGCGGTGCCGTCTTCGTTGGCCTGGCCTACTTCCTTGCCTTCCGCCCTGCCGCAGAACCTGCCAGCAACCCGCAGTAA
- a CDS encoding NupC/NupG family nucleoside CNT transporter produces the protein MSHILQFLLALVVVGILSLLVSHDRKSIRIRYIIQLLVIEIVLAWFFLNSEAGLGFVKGFAGFFDHLLKYAAQGTNFVFGNMSDKGLAFFFLNVLCPIVFISALIGILQHFRILPWVIRGIGTVLSKVNGMGKLESFNAVSSLILGQSENFIAYKDILGKMSQRRMYTMAATAMSTVSMSIVGAYMTMLQPKYVVAALVLNMFSTFIVLSLINPYRVENEEDLQLQDLHKGQSFFEMLGEYILAGFRVAIIVAAMLIGFIALISGLNALFDLIFGISFQGVLGFVFYPFAWMMGVPSGEALQVGSIMATKLVSNEFVAMMDLQKIAGQLSPNSEGILSVFLVSFANFSSIGIVAGAIKGLNEEQGNVVSRFGLKLLYGSTLVSVLSAAIAGLVLAF, from the coding sequence ATGTCCCATATTTTGCAATTTCTTTTAGCACTGGTGGTGGTCGGGATACTCTCCTTGCTGGTCAGTCACGATCGTAAAAGCATTCGCATTCGCTACATTATACAGCTACTGGTGATTGAAATTGTGCTCGCCTGGTTCTTCCTGAACTCAGAAGCGGGACTGGGTTTCGTCAAAGGCTTCGCGGGCTTCTTCGATCATCTGTTGAAGTATGCGGCTCAGGGAACCAACTTTGTCTTCGGTAACATGAGCGACAAAGGTCTGGCGTTCTTCTTCCTTAACGTGTTGTGCCCAATCGTCTTTATCTCTGCTCTGATCGGTATTCTGCAGCACTTCCGTATCCTGCCGTGGGTGATCCGCGGTATCGGTACCGTGCTGTCGAAAGTGAATGGCATGGGAAAACTGGAATCTTTCAACGCCGTGAGTTCTCTGATACTGGGACAGTCAGAAAACTTCATCGCCTATAAAGATATCCTGGGCAAGATGTCACAGCGCCGCATGTACACCATGGCCGCTACGGCAATGTCGACCGTTTCGATGTCCATCGTCGGAGCCTACATGACGATGCTGCAGCCAAAATATGTGGTCGCTGCCCTGGTGCTCAACATGTTCAGTACCTTTATCGTGCTGTCGCTGATTAACCCTTACCGCGTTGAGAACGAAGAAGATCTGCAGTTGCAGGATCTGCATAAAGGTCAGAGCTTCTTCGAGATGCTGGGCGAATATATCCTGGCCGGTTTCCGCGTCGCGATTATTGTCGCCGCCATGCTGATTGGCTTTATCGCGCTGATTTCAGGCCTGAATGCGCTGTTTGATCTGATCTTCGGCATCAGCTTCCAGGGCGTTCTCGGCTTTGTCTTCTATCCGTTTGCCTGGATGATGGGTGTGCCTTCTGGCGAAGCGCTGCAGGTCGGCAGCATTATGGCGACCAAGCTGGTGTCGAATGAGTTCGTAGCCATGATGGATCTGCAGAAAATTGCGGGTCAGTTGTCGCCAAATTCAGAAGGTATTCTGTCCGTGTTCCTGGTGTCGTTCGCCAACTTCTCTTCAATCGGCATCGTGGCCGGTGCGATTAAAGGTCTGAACGAAGAACAGGGTAACGTGGTTTCCCGCTTTGGCCTGAAGCTGCTGTACGGCTCTACGCTTGTCAGCGTGCTCTCCGCCGCTATAGCCGGTCTGGTTCTGGCGTTCTGA